From the genome of Bubalus bubalis isolate 160015118507 breed Murrah chromosome 2, NDDB_SH_1, whole genome shotgun sequence, one region includes:
- the BIN1 gene encoding myc box-dependent-interacting protein 1 isoform X13: MAEMGSKGVTAGKIASNVQKKLTRAQEKVLQKLGKADETKDEQFEQCVQNFNKQLTEGTRLQKDLRTYLASVKAMHEASKKLNECLQEVYEPDWPGRDEASKIAENNDLLWMDYHQKLVDQALLTMDTYLGQFPDIKSRIAKRGRKLVDYDSARHHYESLQTAKKKDEAKIAKPVSLLEKAAPQWCQGKLQAHLVAQTNLLRNQAEEELIKAQKVFEEMNVDLQEELPSLWNSRVGFYVNTFQSIAGLEENFHKEMSKLNQNLNDVLISLEKQHGSNTFTVKAQPRKKTKLFSRLRRKKNSDNAPAKGNKSPSPPPDGSPAATPEIRVNHEPELAGAATPGAALPKSPSQPAEASEAAGAQEPGETTASEAASSSLPAVVVETFSATVNGTVESGSGAGRLDLPPGFMFKVQAQHDYTATDTDELQLKAGDVVLVIPFQNPEEQDEGWLMGVKESDWNQHKELEKCRGVFPENFTERVQ, encoded by the exons GTCCTTCAGAAACTGGGGAAGGCAGATGAGACGAAGGATGAGCAGTTTGAACAGTGTGTCCAGAATTTCAACAAGCAGCTG ACCGAGGGCACCCGCCTGCAGAAGGACCTCCGGACCTACCTGGCCTCGGTCAAAG CCATGCATGAGGCCTCCAAGAAGCTGAACGAGTGTCTGCAGGAGGTGTATGAGCCCGACTGGCCTGGCAGGGATGAAGCAAGCAAAATTGCTGAG AACAATGACCTGCTCTGGATGGATTACCACCAGAAGCTGGTGGACCAGGCGCTGCTTACCATGGACACGTACCTGGGCCAGTTCCCTGACATCAAG TCACGCATCGCCAAGCGCGGGCGGAAGCTGGTGGACTACGACAGTGCCCGGCACCATTACGAGTCCCTTCAAACCGCCAAAAAGAAGGATGAAGCCAAAATTGCTAAG cCTGTCTCGCTGCTTGAGAAAGCCGCCCCCCAGTGGTGCCAAGGCAAACTGCAGGCTCATCTCGTAGCTCAAACTAACCTGCTCCGAAATCAG GCTGAGGAGGAGCTCATCAAAGCCCAGAAGGTGTTTGAGGAGATGAATGTGGATCTGCAGGAGGAGCTGCCATCCCTGTGGAacag CCGTGTGGGTTTCTATGTCAACACATTTCAGAGCATTGCGGGCCTGGAGGAAAACTTCCACAAGGAAATGAGTAAG CTCAACCAGAACCTCAACGACGTGCTCATCAGTCTGGAGAAGCAGCACGGGAGCAACACATTCACAGTGAAGGCCCAGCCTAG aaagaaaactaaactGTTCTCCCGGCTGCGCAGAAAGAAGAACAG TGACAACGCGCCTGCGAAAGGGAACAAGAGCCCCTCACCGCCGCCTGATGGCTCCCCTGCTGCCACCCCCGAGATCAGAGTCAACCATGAGCCCGAGCTGGCGGGCGCGGCCACCCCTGGGGCCGCCCTCCCCAAGTCCCCGTCTCAG CCAGCGGAGGCCTCGGAGGcggctggagcccaggagcctggGGAGACGACCGCAAGTGAAGCAGCCTCC AGCTCTCTCCCTGCGGTGGTCGTGGAGACCTTCTCGGCAACAGTGAATGGCACGGTGGAGAGCGGCAGTGGGGCAGGACGTCTGGACCTGCCCCCGGGGTTCATGTTCAAG GTGCAGGCCCAGCACGACTACACGGCCACTGACACGGACGAGCTGCAGCTCAAGGCTGGGGACGTGGTGCTGGTGATCCCCTTCCAGAACCCGGAGGAGCAG GATGAAGGCTGGCTCATGGGCGTGAAGGAGAGTGACTGGAACCAGCACAAGGAGCTGGAGAAATGCCGGGGCGTCTTCCCCGAGAACTTTACCGAGCGGGTACAGTGA
- the BIN1 gene encoding myc box-dependent-interacting protein 1 isoform X14, with translation MAEMGSKGVTAGKIASNVQKKLTRAQEKVLQKLGKADETKDEQFEQCVQNFNKQLTEGTRLQKDLRTYLASVKAMHEASKKLNECLQEVYEPDWPGRDEASKIAENNDLLWMDYHQKLVDQALLTMDTYLGQFPDIKSRIAKRGRKLVDYDSARHHYESLQTAKKKDEAKIAKAEEELIKAQKVFEEMNVDLQEELPSLWNSRVGFYVNTFQSIAGLEENFHKEMSKLNQNLNDVLISLEKQHGSNTFTVKAQPSDNAPAKGNKSPSPPPDGSPAATPEIRVNHEPELAGAATPGAALPKSPSQLRKGPPVPPPPKHTPSKEVKQEQILSLFDDTFVPEISVTTPSQPAEASEAAGAQEPGETTASEAASSSLPAVVVETFSATVNGTVESGSGAGRLDLPPGFMFKVQAQHDYTATDTDELQLKAGDVVLVIPFQNPEEQDEGWLMGVKESDWNQHKELEKCRGVFPENFTERVQ, from the exons GTCCTTCAGAAACTGGGGAAGGCAGATGAGACGAAGGATGAGCAGTTTGAACAGTGTGTCCAGAATTTCAACAAGCAGCTG ACCGAGGGCACCCGCCTGCAGAAGGACCTCCGGACCTACCTGGCCTCGGTCAAAG CCATGCATGAGGCCTCCAAGAAGCTGAACGAGTGTCTGCAGGAGGTGTATGAGCCCGACTGGCCTGGCAGGGATGAAGCAAGCAAAATTGCTGAG AACAATGACCTGCTCTGGATGGATTACCACCAGAAGCTGGTGGACCAGGCGCTGCTTACCATGGACACGTACCTGGGCCAGTTCCCTGACATCAAG TCACGCATCGCCAAGCGCGGGCGGAAGCTGGTGGACTACGACAGTGCCCGGCACCATTACGAGTCCCTTCAAACCGCCAAAAAGAAGGATGAAGCCAAAATTGCTAAG GCTGAGGAGGAGCTCATCAAAGCCCAGAAGGTGTTTGAGGAGATGAATGTGGATCTGCAGGAGGAGCTGCCATCCCTGTGGAacag CCGTGTGGGTTTCTATGTCAACACATTTCAGAGCATTGCGGGCCTGGAGGAAAACTTCCACAAGGAAATGAGTAAG CTCAACCAGAACCTCAACGACGTGCTCATCAGTCTGGAGAAGCAGCACGGGAGCAACACATTCACAGTGAAGGCCCAGCCTAG TGACAACGCGCCTGCGAAAGGGAACAAGAGCCCCTCACCGCCGCCTGATGGCTCCCCTGCTGCCACCCCCGAGATCAGAGTCAACCATGAGCCCGAGCTGGCGGGCGCGGCCACCCCTGGGGCCGCCCTCCCCAAGTCCCCGTCTCAG CTTCGGAAAGGCCCACCAGTCCCTCCGCCTCCCAAACACACCCCGTCCAAGGAGGTCAAGCAGGAGCAGATCCTCAGCTTGTTTGACGACACGTTTGTCCCTGAGATCAGCGTGACCACCCCTTCCCAG CCAGCGGAGGCCTCGGAGGcggctggagcccaggagcctggGGAGACGACCGCAAGTGAAGCAGCCTCC AGCTCTCTCCCTGCGGTGGTCGTGGAGACCTTCTCGGCAACAGTGAATGGCACGGTGGAGAGCGGCAGTGGGGCAGGACGTCTGGACCTGCCCCCGGGGTTCATGTTCAAG GTGCAGGCCCAGCACGACTACACGGCCACTGACACGGACGAGCTGCAGCTCAAGGCTGGGGACGTGGTGCTGGTGATCCCCTTCCAGAACCCGGAGGAGCAG GATGAAGGCTGGCTCATGGGCGTGAAGGAGAGTGACTGGAACCAGCACAAGGAGCTGGAGAAATGCCGGGGCGTCTTCCCCGAGAACTTTACCGAGCGGGTACAGTGA
- the BIN1 gene encoding myc box-dependent-interacting protein 1 isoform X18, protein MAEMGSKGVTAGKIASNVQKKLTRAQEKVLQKLGKADETKDEQFEQCVQNFNKQLTEGTRLQKDLRTYLASVKAMHEASKKLNECLQEVYEPDWPGRDEASKIAENNDLLWMDYHQKLVDQALLTMDTYLGQFPDIKSRIAKRGRKLVDYDSARHHYESLQTAKKKDEAKIAKAEEELIKAQKVFEEMNVDLQEELPSLWNSRVGFYVNTFQSIAGLEENFHKEMSKLNQNLNDVLISLEKQHGSNTFTVKAQPRKKTKLFSRLRRKKNSDNAPAKGNKSPSPPPDGSPAATPEIRVNHEPELAGAATPGAALPKSPSQPAEASEAAGAQEPGETTASEAASSSLPAVVVETFSATVNGTVESGSGAGRLDLPPGFMFKVQAQHDYTATDTDELQLKAGDVVLVIPFQNPEEQDEGWLMGVKESDWNQHKELEKCRGVFPENFTERVQ, encoded by the exons GTCCTTCAGAAACTGGGGAAGGCAGATGAGACGAAGGATGAGCAGTTTGAACAGTGTGTCCAGAATTTCAACAAGCAGCTG ACCGAGGGCACCCGCCTGCAGAAGGACCTCCGGACCTACCTGGCCTCGGTCAAAG CCATGCATGAGGCCTCCAAGAAGCTGAACGAGTGTCTGCAGGAGGTGTATGAGCCCGACTGGCCTGGCAGGGATGAAGCAAGCAAAATTGCTGAG AACAATGACCTGCTCTGGATGGATTACCACCAGAAGCTGGTGGACCAGGCGCTGCTTACCATGGACACGTACCTGGGCCAGTTCCCTGACATCAAG TCACGCATCGCCAAGCGCGGGCGGAAGCTGGTGGACTACGACAGTGCCCGGCACCATTACGAGTCCCTTCAAACCGCCAAAAAGAAGGATGAAGCCAAAATTGCTAAG GCTGAGGAGGAGCTCATCAAAGCCCAGAAGGTGTTTGAGGAGATGAATGTGGATCTGCAGGAGGAGCTGCCATCCCTGTGGAacag CCGTGTGGGTTTCTATGTCAACACATTTCAGAGCATTGCGGGCCTGGAGGAAAACTTCCACAAGGAAATGAGTAAG CTCAACCAGAACCTCAACGACGTGCTCATCAGTCTGGAGAAGCAGCACGGGAGCAACACATTCACAGTGAAGGCCCAGCCTAG aaagaaaactaaactGTTCTCCCGGCTGCGCAGAAAGAAGAACAG TGACAACGCGCCTGCGAAAGGGAACAAGAGCCCCTCACCGCCGCCTGATGGCTCCCCTGCTGCCACCCCCGAGATCAGAGTCAACCATGAGCCCGAGCTGGCGGGCGCGGCCACCCCTGGGGCCGCCCTCCCCAAGTCCCCGTCTCAG CCAGCGGAGGCCTCGGAGGcggctggagcccaggagcctggGGAGACGACCGCAAGTGAAGCAGCCTCC AGCTCTCTCCCTGCGGTGGTCGTGGAGACCTTCTCGGCAACAGTGAATGGCACGGTGGAGAGCGGCAGTGGGGCAGGACGTCTGGACCTGCCCCCGGGGTTCATGTTCAAG GTGCAGGCCCAGCACGACTACACGGCCACTGACACGGACGAGCTGCAGCTCAAGGCTGGGGACGTGGTGCTGGTGATCCCCTTCCAGAACCCGGAGGAGCAG GATGAAGGCTGGCTCATGGGCGTGAAGGAGAGTGACTGGAACCAGCACAAGGAGCTGGAGAAATGCCGGGGCGTCTTCCCCGAGAACTTTACCGAGCGGGTACAGTGA
- the BIN1 gene encoding myc box-dependent-interacting protein 1 isoform X8, producing the protein MAEMGSKGVTAGKIASNVQKKLTRAQEKVLQKLGKADETKDEQFEQCVQNFNKQLTEGTRLQKDLRTYLASVKAMHEASKKLNECLQEVYEPDWPGRDEASKIAENNDLLWMDYHQKLVDQALLTMDTYLGQFPDIKSRIAKRGRKLVDYDSARHHYESLQTAKKKDEAKIAKPVSLLEKAAPQWCQGKLQAHLVAQTNLLRNQAEEELIKAQKVFEEMNVDLQEELPSLWNSRVGFYVNTFQSIAGLEENFHKEMSKLNQNLNDVLISLEKQHGSNTFTVKAQPRKKTKLFSRLRRKKNSDNAPAKGNKSPSPPPDGSPAATPEIRVNHEPELAGAATPGAALPKSPSQPTESPAGSLPSGEPSAAEGTFAVAWPSQTAEPGPAQPAEASEAAGAQEPGETTASEAASSSLPAVVVETFSATVNGTVESGSGAGRLDLPPGFMFKVQAQHDYTATDTDELQLKAGDVVLVIPFQNPEEQDEGWLMGVKESDWNQHKELEKCRGVFPENFTERVQ; encoded by the exons GTCCTTCAGAAACTGGGGAAGGCAGATGAGACGAAGGATGAGCAGTTTGAACAGTGTGTCCAGAATTTCAACAAGCAGCTG ACCGAGGGCACCCGCCTGCAGAAGGACCTCCGGACCTACCTGGCCTCGGTCAAAG CCATGCATGAGGCCTCCAAGAAGCTGAACGAGTGTCTGCAGGAGGTGTATGAGCCCGACTGGCCTGGCAGGGATGAAGCAAGCAAAATTGCTGAG AACAATGACCTGCTCTGGATGGATTACCACCAGAAGCTGGTGGACCAGGCGCTGCTTACCATGGACACGTACCTGGGCCAGTTCCCTGACATCAAG TCACGCATCGCCAAGCGCGGGCGGAAGCTGGTGGACTACGACAGTGCCCGGCACCATTACGAGTCCCTTCAAACCGCCAAAAAGAAGGATGAAGCCAAAATTGCTAAG cCTGTCTCGCTGCTTGAGAAAGCCGCCCCCCAGTGGTGCCAAGGCAAACTGCAGGCTCATCTCGTAGCTCAAACTAACCTGCTCCGAAATCAG GCTGAGGAGGAGCTCATCAAAGCCCAGAAGGTGTTTGAGGAGATGAATGTGGATCTGCAGGAGGAGCTGCCATCCCTGTGGAacag CCGTGTGGGTTTCTATGTCAACACATTTCAGAGCATTGCGGGCCTGGAGGAAAACTTCCACAAGGAAATGAGTAAG CTCAACCAGAACCTCAACGACGTGCTCATCAGTCTGGAGAAGCAGCACGGGAGCAACACATTCACAGTGAAGGCCCAGCCTAG aaagaaaactaaactGTTCTCCCGGCTGCGCAGAAAGAAGAACAG TGACAACGCGCCTGCGAAAGGGAACAAGAGCCCCTCACCGCCGCCTGATGGCTCCCCTGCTGCCACCCCCGAGATCAGAGTCAACCATGAGCCCGAGCTGGCGGGCGCGGCCACCCCTGGGGCCGCCCTCCCCAAGTCCCCGTCTCAG CCCACAGAGAGTCCAGCTGGCAGCTTGCCTTCCGGGGAGCCCAGCGCTGCCGAGGGCACCTTTGCTGTGGCCTGGCCCAGCCAGACGGCCGAGCCGGGGCCTGCCCAA CCAGCGGAGGCCTCGGAGGcggctggagcccaggagcctggGGAGACGACCGCAAGTGAAGCAGCCTCC AGCTCTCTCCCTGCGGTGGTCGTGGAGACCTTCTCGGCAACAGTGAATGGCACGGTGGAGAGCGGCAGTGGGGCAGGACGTCTGGACCTGCCCCCGGGGTTCATGTTCAAG GTGCAGGCCCAGCACGACTACACGGCCACTGACACGGACGAGCTGCAGCTCAAGGCTGGGGACGTGGTGCTGGTGATCCCCTTCCAGAACCCGGAGGAGCAG GATGAAGGCTGGCTCATGGGCGTGAAGGAGAGTGACTGGAACCAGCACAAGGAGCTGGAGAAATGCCGGGGCGTCTTCCCCGAGAACTTTACCGAGCGGGTACAGTGA
- the BIN1 gene encoding myc box-dependent-interacting protein 1 isoform X3, translated as MAEMGSKGVTAGKIASNVQKKLTRAQEKVLQKLGKADETKDEQFEQCVQNFNKQLTEGTRLQKDLRTYLASVKAMHEASKKLNECLQEVYEPDWPGRDEASKIAENNDLLWMDYHQKLVDQALLTMDTYLGQFPDIKSRIAKRGRKLVDYDSARHHYESLQTAKKKDEAKIAKAEEELIKAQKVFEEMNVDLQEELPSLWNSRVGFYVNTFQSIAGLEENFHKEMSKLNQNLNDVLISLEKQHGSNTFTVKAQPRKKTKLFSRLRRKKNSDNAPAKGNKSPSPPPDGSPAATPEIRVNHEPELAGAATPGAALPKSPSQLRKGPPVPPPPKHTPSKEVKQEQILSLFDDTFVPEISVTTPSQFEAPGPFSEQASLLDLDFDPLPPVASPVKAPTPSGQSIPWDLWEPTESPAGSLPSGEPSAAEGTFAVAWPSQTAEPGPAQPAEASEAAGAQEPGETTASEAASSSLPAVVVETFSATVNGTVESGSGAGRLDLPPGFMFKVQAQHDYTATDTDELQLKAGDVVLVIPFQNPEEQDEGWLMGVKESDWNQHKELEKCRGVFPENFTERVQ; from the exons GTCCTTCAGAAACTGGGGAAGGCAGATGAGACGAAGGATGAGCAGTTTGAACAGTGTGTCCAGAATTTCAACAAGCAGCTG ACCGAGGGCACCCGCCTGCAGAAGGACCTCCGGACCTACCTGGCCTCGGTCAAAG CCATGCATGAGGCCTCCAAGAAGCTGAACGAGTGTCTGCAGGAGGTGTATGAGCCCGACTGGCCTGGCAGGGATGAAGCAAGCAAAATTGCTGAG AACAATGACCTGCTCTGGATGGATTACCACCAGAAGCTGGTGGACCAGGCGCTGCTTACCATGGACACGTACCTGGGCCAGTTCCCTGACATCAAG TCACGCATCGCCAAGCGCGGGCGGAAGCTGGTGGACTACGACAGTGCCCGGCACCATTACGAGTCCCTTCAAACCGCCAAAAAGAAGGATGAAGCCAAAATTGCTAAG GCTGAGGAGGAGCTCATCAAAGCCCAGAAGGTGTTTGAGGAGATGAATGTGGATCTGCAGGAGGAGCTGCCATCCCTGTGGAacag CCGTGTGGGTTTCTATGTCAACACATTTCAGAGCATTGCGGGCCTGGAGGAAAACTTCCACAAGGAAATGAGTAAG CTCAACCAGAACCTCAACGACGTGCTCATCAGTCTGGAGAAGCAGCACGGGAGCAACACATTCACAGTGAAGGCCCAGCCTAG aaagaaaactaaactGTTCTCCCGGCTGCGCAGAAAGAAGAACAG TGACAACGCGCCTGCGAAAGGGAACAAGAGCCCCTCACCGCCGCCTGATGGCTCCCCTGCTGCCACCCCCGAGATCAGAGTCAACCATGAGCCCGAGCTGGCGGGCGCGGCCACCCCTGGGGCCGCCCTCCCCAAGTCCCCGTCTCAG CTTCGGAAAGGCCCACCAGTCCCTCCGCCTCCCAAACACACCCCGTCCAAGGAGGTCAAGCAGGAGCAGATCCTCAGCTTGTTTGACGACACGTTTGTCCCTGAGATCAGCGTGACCACCCCTTCCCAG TTTGAGGCCCCGGGGCCTTTCTCGGAGCAGGCCAGTCTGCTGGACCTGGACTTTGACCCCCTCCCGCCTGTGGCAAGCCCTGTGAAGGCGCCCACGCCCTCTGGTCAG TCGATTCCATGGGACCTCTGGGAG CCCACAGAGAGTCCAGCTGGCAGCTTGCCTTCCGGGGAGCCCAGCGCTGCCGAGGGCACCTTTGCTGTGGCCTGGCCCAGCCAGACGGCCGAGCCGGGGCCTGCCCAA CCAGCGGAGGCCTCGGAGGcggctggagcccaggagcctggGGAGACGACCGCAAGTGAAGCAGCCTCC AGCTCTCTCCCTGCGGTGGTCGTGGAGACCTTCTCGGCAACAGTGAATGGCACGGTGGAGAGCGGCAGTGGGGCAGGACGTCTGGACCTGCCCCCGGGGTTCATGTTCAAG GTGCAGGCCCAGCACGACTACACGGCCACTGACACGGACGAGCTGCAGCTCAAGGCTGGGGACGTGGTGCTGGTGATCCCCTTCCAGAACCCGGAGGAGCAG GATGAAGGCTGGCTCATGGGCGTGAAGGAGAGTGACTGGAACCAGCACAAGGAGCTGGAGAAATGCCGGGGCGTCTTCCCCGAGAACTTTACCGAGCGGGTACAGTGA
- the BIN1 gene encoding myc box-dependent-interacting protein 1 isoform X19: MAEMGSKGVTAGKIASNVQKKLTRAQEKVLQKLGKADETKDEQFEQCVQNFNKQLTEGTRLQKDLRTYLASVKAMHEASKKLNECLQEVYEPDWPGRDEASKIAENNDLLWMDYHQKLVDQALLTMDTYLGQFPDIKSRIAKRGRKLVDYDSARHHYESLQTAKKKDEAKIAKAEEELIKAQKVFEEMNVDLQEELPSLWNSRVGFYVNTFQSIAGLEENFHKEMSKLNQNLNDVLISLEKQHGSNTFTVKAQPSDNAPAKGNKSPSPPPDGSPAATPEIRVNHEPELAGAATPGAALPKSPSQPAEASEAAGAQEPGETTASEAASSSLPAVVVETFSATVNGTVESGSGAGRLDLPPGFMFKVQAQHDYTATDTDELQLKAGDVVLVIPFQNPEEQDEGWLMGVKESDWNQHKELEKCRGVFPENFTERVQ; the protein is encoded by the exons GTCCTTCAGAAACTGGGGAAGGCAGATGAGACGAAGGATGAGCAGTTTGAACAGTGTGTCCAGAATTTCAACAAGCAGCTG ACCGAGGGCACCCGCCTGCAGAAGGACCTCCGGACCTACCTGGCCTCGGTCAAAG CCATGCATGAGGCCTCCAAGAAGCTGAACGAGTGTCTGCAGGAGGTGTATGAGCCCGACTGGCCTGGCAGGGATGAAGCAAGCAAAATTGCTGAG AACAATGACCTGCTCTGGATGGATTACCACCAGAAGCTGGTGGACCAGGCGCTGCTTACCATGGACACGTACCTGGGCCAGTTCCCTGACATCAAG TCACGCATCGCCAAGCGCGGGCGGAAGCTGGTGGACTACGACAGTGCCCGGCACCATTACGAGTCCCTTCAAACCGCCAAAAAGAAGGATGAAGCCAAAATTGCTAAG GCTGAGGAGGAGCTCATCAAAGCCCAGAAGGTGTTTGAGGAGATGAATGTGGATCTGCAGGAGGAGCTGCCATCCCTGTGGAacag CCGTGTGGGTTTCTATGTCAACACATTTCAGAGCATTGCGGGCCTGGAGGAAAACTTCCACAAGGAAATGAGTAAG CTCAACCAGAACCTCAACGACGTGCTCATCAGTCTGGAGAAGCAGCACGGGAGCAACACATTCACAGTGAAGGCCCAGCCTAG TGACAACGCGCCTGCGAAAGGGAACAAGAGCCCCTCACCGCCGCCTGATGGCTCCCCTGCTGCCACCCCCGAGATCAGAGTCAACCATGAGCCCGAGCTGGCGGGCGCGGCCACCCCTGGGGCCGCCCTCCCCAAGTCCCCGTCTCAG CCAGCGGAGGCCTCGGAGGcggctggagcccaggagcctggGGAGACGACCGCAAGTGAAGCAGCCTCC AGCTCTCTCCCTGCGGTGGTCGTGGAGACCTTCTCGGCAACAGTGAATGGCACGGTGGAGAGCGGCAGTGGGGCAGGACGTCTGGACCTGCCCCCGGGGTTCATGTTCAAG GTGCAGGCCCAGCACGACTACACGGCCACTGACACGGACGAGCTGCAGCTCAAGGCTGGGGACGTGGTGCTGGTGATCCCCTTCCAGAACCCGGAGGAGCAG GATGAAGGCTGGCTCATGGGCGTGAAGGAGAGTGACTGGAACCAGCACAAGGAGCTGGAGAAATGCCGGGGCGTCTTCCCCGAGAACTTTACCGAGCGGGTACAGTGA
- the BIN1 gene encoding myc box-dependent-interacting protein 1 isoform X15: MAEMGSKGVTAGKIASNVQKKLTRAQEKVLQKLGKADETKDEQFEQCVQNFNKQLTEGTRLQKDLRTYLASVKAMHEASKKLNECLQEVYEPDWPGRDEASKIAENNDLLWMDYHQKLVDQALLTMDTYLGQFPDIKSRIAKRGRKLVDYDSARHHYESLQTAKKKDEAKIAKAEEELIKAQKVFEEMNVDLQEELPSLWNSRVGFYVNTFQSIAGLEENFHKEMSKLNQNLNDVLISLEKQHGSNTFTVKAQPSDNAPAKGNKSPSPPPDGSPAATPEIRVNHEPELAGAATPGAALPKSPSQPTESPAGSLPSGEPSAAEGTFAVAWPSQTAEPGPAQPAEASEAAGAQEPGETTASEAASSSLPAVVVETFSATVNGTVESGSGAGRLDLPPGFMFKVQAQHDYTATDTDELQLKAGDVVLVIPFQNPEEQDEGWLMGVKESDWNQHKELEKCRGVFPENFTERVQ, encoded by the exons GTCCTTCAGAAACTGGGGAAGGCAGATGAGACGAAGGATGAGCAGTTTGAACAGTGTGTCCAGAATTTCAACAAGCAGCTG ACCGAGGGCACCCGCCTGCAGAAGGACCTCCGGACCTACCTGGCCTCGGTCAAAG CCATGCATGAGGCCTCCAAGAAGCTGAACGAGTGTCTGCAGGAGGTGTATGAGCCCGACTGGCCTGGCAGGGATGAAGCAAGCAAAATTGCTGAG AACAATGACCTGCTCTGGATGGATTACCACCAGAAGCTGGTGGACCAGGCGCTGCTTACCATGGACACGTACCTGGGCCAGTTCCCTGACATCAAG TCACGCATCGCCAAGCGCGGGCGGAAGCTGGTGGACTACGACAGTGCCCGGCACCATTACGAGTCCCTTCAAACCGCCAAAAAGAAGGATGAAGCCAAAATTGCTAAG GCTGAGGAGGAGCTCATCAAAGCCCAGAAGGTGTTTGAGGAGATGAATGTGGATCTGCAGGAGGAGCTGCCATCCCTGTGGAacag CCGTGTGGGTTTCTATGTCAACACATTTCAGAGCATTGCGGGCCTGGAGGAAAACTTCCACAAGGAAATGAGTAAG CTCAACCAGAACCTCAACGACGTGCTCATCAGTCTGGAGAAGCAGCACGGGAGCAACACATTCACAGTGAAGGCCCAGCCTAG TGACAACGCGCCTGCGAAAGGGAACAAGAGCCCCTCACCGCCGCCTGATGGCTCCCCTGCTGCCACCCCCGAGATCAGAGTCAACCATGAGCCCGAGCTGGCGGGCGCGGCCACCCCTGGGGCCGCCCTCCCCAAGTCCCCGTCTCAG CCCACAGAGAGTCCAGCTGGCAGCTTGCCTTCCGGGGAGCCCAGCGCTGCCGAGGGCACCTTTGCTGTGGCCTGGCCCAGCCAGACGGCCGAGCCGGGGCCTGCCCAA CCAGCGGAGGCCTCGGAGGcggctggagcccaggagcctggGGAGACGACCGCAAGTGAAGCAGCCTCC AGCTCTCTCCCTGCGGTGGTCGTGGAGACCTTCTCGGCAACAGTGAATGGCACGGTGGAGAGCGGCAGTGGGGCAGGACGTCTGGACCTGCCCCCGGGGTTCATGTTCAAG GTGCAGGCCCAGCACGACTACACGGCCACTGACACGGACGAGCTGCAGCTCAAGGCTGGGGACGTGGTGCTGGTGATCCCCTTCCAGAACCCGGAGGAGCAG GATGAAGGCTGGCTCATGGGCGTGAAGGAGAGTGACTGGAACCAGCACAAGGAGCTGGAGAAATGCCGGGGCGTCTTCCCCGAGAACTTTACCGAGCGGGTACAGTGA